TGGACTTGCAAAACTTGATGCAGCACGTCCCTAAGCCAATTATTGCGATGGTTAAGGGTTGGTCAATTGGTGGTGGTAACATCTTGCAATTGATGGCTGATTTGACAATTGCAGCGGACAACGCCAAGTTTGGTCAAACTGGTCCCAATGTTGGCTCATTTGATGCCGGCTTCGGGACTGGTTTGTTGGCTCGGACGATTGGCGCTAAGCGTGCCAAGGAAGTTTGGTTCATGACGGATGTGTATGATGCGCAAACGGCTTTGCAATGGGGCTGGGTCAACAAGGTTGTCCCATTAGCAGACATTGAGGATACCACATTGGCGTGGGCGGATACGATGTTACAAAAGAGTCCAACCGCGTTGCGTTTTATCAAGGCAGCAGCGAATGCCGCGGACAACGGCTTGGCCGGGTTACAACAATTGGCCGGCGATGCCACAATGTTGTACTACACAACGGATGAAGCAAAGGAAGGCCGCGATGCCTTTAAGGAAAAGCGTGAACCTGACTTTGATAGGTTCCCTAAGTTCCCATAACAAGTACTGAAAAAGAGGTTGTCATGCAACCTCTTTTATATTGGCAGAGTGGAGGTTTTTTAATGAAAAATTGGTTGTTACAACGAGTAGATTTGACACCGAATCGACTAGCGGTACGTTTTAACGCCCAAGAGTTAACCTTCAAGGAGTTAAATCAGCGGGTGCAAAAGTTAGTACGAAAATTGGGGGCACCACTAGCAGCGGAGCAACGCGTGGCCATTATCACTCCCAATAATCTAGACGGTTATTTACTGATCTTGGCCGTCCAACAACTGGGTAAGACGATTGTTTTCCTAAATCGCCGCCTGTCACAGCGCGAATTAGCCTATCAATTACAAGATGCCGCCATTCGGGTCCTTATTCAGGATGATGATTATGAGCTACGGTTTACTGGGATCTCACAATTAACATTTTCGGCGATTAAAGCCTTGCCTGAGCAAGCATGTCACGCAGTTGCGACATTTGATTTAGATGATGTGGCCACAATCATGTATACTTCAGGCACTACTGGCAATCCGAAAGGGGTGATGCAAACCTTTGGTAATCACTTTTATTCGGCCATCGGCTCAGCCTTGAATTTAGGTATGCTGCCCGGTGACGTCTGGATTGCTGCGGTCCCTTTGTTTCATATTTCGGGTTTTTCCATTATGACTAAATCGCTCATCTATGGGATGGGGGTTAGTTTGTATGACCATTTTGACGTTGATGCGATTAATACCGAGTTACAAAACGGTCAGGCAAGCACCATTTCAGTGGTGCCAGTCATGTTAAAAAATATGTTGGCGGCCTTACCAGCAAATACCACCTACCATCCCAACTTCCGGACAGTGTTGTTGGGTGGTGGTCCTACCGATATGCCAACGCTGGAACGGGCTAGTAAGTTGGGGGTTGCGATTGTTCAGTCCTATGGTATGACTGAAACGGCCTCCCAGGTGGTTGCTCTCGCAGGCGAAGATGCCGCCCGTAAATTAGGTTCAGTTGGTAAGCCATTGTTCCCTGTCGAAATTCGCGTGAAGACCGCAGCCGATGCTAAAACAGGGCGTGTGCAGGTTAAATCGCCAACCCTAACAGTGGGCTATCTCAACAACGAGGCCAAGTATCAGGCCGCCTTTGATGACGGATGGTTTGATACCGGTGACATGGGGTGGTTTGACGAAGAAGGTTACTTGTACATTCAGGGGCGTGAAGGCGATATGATTTCATCAGGTGGTGAGAATGTTTTTCCAGATGAGATTGAATCAGCGTATGCCGCCTTGCCCGAAATTGAAACAATCGCCGTGGCCGGTGTACCCGATGAAAAGTGGGGGGCCGTACCAGTGGCGTATATTAAGTTTGTCCCCGGTCAGTCCTTAACGCAGGCCACCTTACGTGCATTTGGGCGTCAGGAATTGGCCCATTTCAAAGTGCCGGCGAAATTTGTCACGGTCACCGATTTTCCAAGAACTGCTAGTGGTAAATTACAACGCCACTTATTAGCTGAGCAATCTTTTGAAATTATTCCATAAAAGGGTTTTAAATTTTGAAATTAGTTATATAATGATAGATAAATCTAGGAAAGGGGGTGATACGATTTGTTTAGATTAGAAAATCAGCAAATCGTGTCGCCCTTGTAAAGGAACAAGGGCGACACGATCTGTTCGGTAGCAATACCACGGTGAGGTCTGTGTGGATATTTATATTGAAGCACAGCTCGAGGGGCATTAGGCGGCGAACCTAATGCCTTTTCTTTTAGAAGAAAAAGATATGAACCTTAAATATTTAAGGTTCAGCTATTGTTCTCCTTTTATACTAACGTCATACAATCAAAGATGAAGAGGACACAAACATGGCAGAAAAGACAGTTAAAATTCTAGTAGTTGAAGATGATGTAGCTTTGAACAATACCGTTAAGGAAACCATTGGTAACTTAGGTGAGGTCACCCAAGTGTTTGATGGGGATGATGGTCTGTTTGAAATCGAATCAGGAATTTATGATGCTGTGATATTGGATGTCATGTTGCCTGGTCGTGATGGTTATTCAATCTTGAAAGACGCCAAGGAAAGTCAGCCTAATTTACCAGTCTTGATGTTGACGGCTAAGGGTGAATTACAAGATAAGATGAAAGGCTTTGAACTAGGAGCTGATGAATACATTACCAAACCATTCTACAAGGAAGAATTATTGGCACGTTTAAAGACATTGTTACGACATGCCGGTGTTTTAGGACAAGATGGTGCCTTAGAAGTTGGTAACGTCGCAGTGTACATTGATTCACACAAGGTCATGGTCGGTGACGAAGAAGTGAGCTTGCAAGGACGTGAGTTTGGGCTATTGGTTTATCTCATGCAGCACC
This is a stretch of genomic DNA from Weissella soli. It encodes these proteins:
- the menB gene encoding 1,4-dihydroxy-2-naphthoyl-CoA synthase, with the translated sequence MTVEWQTIKEYEEILFESTREGKVVKITMNDPKTHNAFTPGMVQEMIDAFSIARDDAKVGVIILTGAGDLAFSSGGNQKVRGNGGYVGRDGIARLNVLDLQNLMQHVPKPIIAMVKGWSIGGGNILQLMADLTIAADNAKFGQTGPNVGSFDAGFGTGLLARTIGAKRAKEVWFMTDVYDAQTALQWGWVNKVVPLADIEDTTLAWADTMLQKSPTALRFIKAAANAADNGLAGLQQLAGDATMLYYTTDEAKEGRDAFKEKREPDFDRFPKFP
- a CDS encoding o-succinylbenzoate--CoA ligase — translated: MKNWLLQRVDLTPNRLAVRFNAQELTFKELNQRVQKLVRKLGAPLAAEQRVAIITPNNLDGYLLILAVQQLGKTIVFLNRRLSQRELAYQLQDAAIRVLIQDDDYELRFTGISQLTFSAIKALPEQACHAVATFDLDDVATIMYTSGTTGNPKGVMQTFGNHFYSAIGSALNLGMLPGDVWIAAVPLFHISGFSIMTKSLIYGMGVSLYDHFDVDAINTELQNGQASTISVVPVMLKNMLAALPANTTYHPNFRTVLLGGGPTDMPTLERASKLGVAIVQSYGMTETASQVVALAGEDAARKLGSVGKPLFPVEIRVKTAADAKTGRVQVKSPTLTVGYLNNEAKYQAAFDDGWFDTGDMGWFDEEGYLYIQGREGDMISSGGENVFPDEIESAYAALPEIETIAVAGVPDEKWGAVPVAYIKFVPGQSLTQATLRAFGRQELAHFKVPAKFVTVTDFPRTASGKLQRHLLAEQSFEIIP
- a CDS encoding response regulator transcription factor produces the protein MAEKTVKILVVEDDVALNNTVKETIGNLGEVTQVFDGDDGLFEIESGIYDAVILDVMLPGRDGYSILKDAKESQPNLPVLMLTAKGELQDKMKGFELGADEYITKPFYKEELLARLKTLLRHAGVLGQDGALEVGNVAVYIDSHKVMVGDEEVSLQGREFGLLVYLMQHHGQIVTKEQIFDRLWGFDSDTSLTVVEVYMSNLRKNLRNADAQIVIKTLRNVGYTLNAAPQGE